In Deltaproteobacteria bacterium, the genomic window AGAGTGAGAAATGCTCTGGCTCCAATAAGAGTGCTCGGCGGTAAGAATCGGCCGCAGCTCTAAAATTTTCAGAGGCAATCTGCGACTGCGCAAGGTGGTGCCACAAACCAATATCATTATCACAAAGAGTCAGAGCTCTTTCCCACACAGTGGCGGCCCTTGTATGGTCGTTGCTGCGCTCCAGGACCTTAGCGAAATCGAGTATATAGCTTAGTTCCTGCGGCGCTTCATCATGAGCCTTCTCAAGCTCTACCAATGCTTCTGATATTTCCTCCAGCATGGCATGTGCCAAACCTTTGAGATGAAGTAATGACGGCGGGCACGGGAGATCCGTGAACGATGAGGCAAGACTCAGAGCAATTTGCGGGCGGCCTTTTTGAATGGCTCCAACCATCTGCTCAAGCAATTTTTCTAGACGATTCATAAGCCTCTCGGACCATCAAATTCGAAACAACGACAATCAACCACGATGTTGCCAGTACAAGCAACGATGTCTAAATCTTTGATTTATCCGACCTTTACCCACACAAAAACACTGTCTCAATCCATATATTATAAGATTAACCGGTAAAACGTGAATAATGGTGGTTAAAGTTTCGCAATGGTCACCGAATAATGTACAATAATGGAATGTCAGAAGCGCCCTCACTTTCGGACGACCAAGAGCAAAGTCCGACCAAAACCTCAGGCAATCCTCCCAAGGATCCCGAGGGATTGTTGCGCTATATTTTGAGCAGAGCCGTCGCCCTCAATACATCTAGCATTCATTTCGAACCCACTGAAAGCGAACTCCGAGTAAGGTTTCGCGTCATGGGTGCGCTCTTCGAACAAGAAGCCGTTCCCGCCAATCAACGCATGGAACTCGAACGCTTGATTCGGCGTGTTTCTCACATGGACGAGGACGATTTGATACACCCGCAAGAGGGGCCCTTCCGCTACCAAGTTGAAGATGGAAGCCATGTTACGGGGCATGTGTCCGTACTGCCAACAATTCACGGCCCCAAGCAGGTACTCACTATCTCGCATGGTGATGGGGTTATGAGCCTTGGGCAGATTGGCATGAGTCCAAAGCAGGCCGACCTCGTTCGTAAGATGATCGAAGAGGAAGGAAGCTTACTTCTTGTTGCGGGACCTTGGGCCTCTGGGAAATCCGCAACGCTCTACGCCATCGCAGCAGATTGCGCGAATGAAGCCATGAGCGTGGCCACTCTCGAAGATCCTGTTGAAATTATGCTTCCAGGAATTACTCAAACCCAAGTCTCTCCTAGAGACGGGCTTACTTTCGCCACCGGTATGCGAGCTATCCTTCGCCAAGATCCCAACATCATTGCTCTGGGTGAACTGACAGATGCCGTGGAAGCCACCATTGCCATGGAGGCTTGCCTTCAAGGCGCACACCGCGTGATTTCTTGTCTCCATACTCGCAACGGTGTGGAAAGTATTCTTTGGTTACTCAAAGCAGGACTCGACCCGGTGAAGCTCTCTGAAAGCCTATCCGGTATCATTGTTCAGCGCCTGGTTCGTAAAGTCTGTAAAGATTGTGCAAAGCCCGCAAAACTTCGCCCCAAAACGATAGAAGCCATTGGCTTTCCCATTGATGCCGACGGCGGTTGGCTACAAGGACAAGGCTGTGCAAGCTGTAATGGTTCCGGTTACAATGGGAAGACGGCAATTTTTGAAATCATCCCGATTAGCGAATCACTTAAAGAAGTAATTAAGCAAAACCCTTCGGAATTACTTCTCAAAAAAGCGCTTCGAGCTCAA contains:
- the tadA gene encoding Flp pilus assembly complex ATPase component TadA, whose protein sequence is MSEAPSLSDDQEQSPTKTSGNPPKDPEGLLRYILSRAVALNTSSIHFEPTESELRVRFRVMGALFEQEAVPANQRMELERLIRRVSHMDEDDLIHPQEGPFRYQVEDGSHVTGHVSVLPTIHGPKQVLTISHGDGVMSLGQIGMSPKQADLVRKMIEEEGSLLLVAGPWASGKSATLYAIAADCANEAMSVATLEDPVEIMLPGITQTQVSPRDGLTFATGMRAILRQDPNIIALGELTDAVEATIAMEACLQGAHRVISCLHTRNGVESILWLLKAGLDPVKLSESLSGIIVQRLVRKVCKDCAKPAKLRPKTIEAIGFPIDADGGWLQGQGCASCNGSGYNGKTAIFEIIPISESLKEVIKQNPSELLLKKALRAQKVRTLRRAGLIRAKAGITSVAEVLRVTS